The following are encoded in a window of Desulfobotulus pelophilus genomic DNA:
- a CDS encoding GAF domain-containing protein produces MIVAPFPENETERLRMLGLYRVLDTASDKTLDELTGLAAVICGTPISLISLVDKERQWFKARVGLDVIEWARHLAFCSHAILKDEVLIVEDASQDPRFCGNPLVTGDPLIRFYAGAPLCVPGGFALGTLCVIDRRPRRLSSHQLEALQVLGQAVVSQLELRRLQQDLHSLEKFLPMCAWCRSVRTDDGKWQSLQSYVADMVPVTHGICPVCSGEAEWGEEDKDDSE; encoded by the coding sequence ATGATTGTTGCCCCATTTCCTGAAAATGAAACGGAGCGCCTGAGAATGTTGGGATTGTACAGGGTACTGGATACGGCATCGGACAAAACTCTGGATGAACTGACAGGTCTGGCAGCGGTAATCTGTGGTACTCCCATCAGCCTCATCAGTCTTGTGGACAAAGAGCGGCAGTGGTTCAAGGCAAGGGTAGGGCTGGATGTCATTGAGTGGGCACGTCATCTGGCATTTTGCAGTCATGCAATCTTAAAAGATGAAGTGCTGATTGTGGAGGATGCAAGTCAGGACCCGCGTTTTTGCGGTAACCCACTGGTGACGGGCGATCCTTTGATTCGATTTTATGCTGGCGCTCCCCTTTGTGTGCCGGGTGGTTTTGCCCTGGGCACCCTCTGTGTCATCGACAGAAGGCCGCGCAGGCTTTCTTCCCATCAACTGGAAGCCTTACAGGTTCTTGGCCAGGCAGTGGTCTCCCAGCTTGAGCTGAGGAGACTTCAGCAGGATCTGCACTCCCTTGAAAAATTCCTTCCGATGTGTGCATGGTGCCGTTCTGTCCGCACGGATGATGGGAAATGGCAATCTCTGCAGAGTTATGTGGCCGATATGGTTCCGGTGACCCATGGTATCTGTCCTGTCTGTTCCGGAGAAGCGGAGTGGGGGGAAGAAGACAAAGATGATTCGGAGTAA
- a CDS encoding NifB/NifX family molybdenum-iron cluster-binding protein produces MKIALPTKEDSTIDSHFGHCEYFTVFTLNENREIVLEEKVASPVGCGCKSNIAETLAGLGVTIMLAGNMGDGAVRVLQSNGIEVLRGCMGKVRDVADKWLAGKLMDSGMGCMIHGHECQHGE; encoded by the coding sequence ATGAAAATTGCCTTACCGACAAAAGAGGACAGCACCATAGACAGCCATTTTGGCCATTGTGAATACTTTACGGTTTTTACACTGAATGAAAACAGGGAAATTGTGCTGGAAGAAAAGGTAGCATCACCCGTGGGTTGCGGATGTAAATCCAACATAGCCGAAACACTGGCAGGGCTGGGAGTAACCATAATGCTGGCCGGGAATATGGGCGATGGTGCCGTACGGGTGCTGCAAAGCAATGGTATTGAAGTGCTGAGGGGATGCATGGGCAAGGTGAGGGATGTTGCGGACAAATGGCTTGCCGGAAAACTCATGGATTCGGGTATGGGATGCATGATTCATGGACATGA
- a CDS encoding xanthine phosphoribosyltransferase, with product MKLLTDKIIKEGRIIGDHILKVDHFLNHQLDVPLLNAIGKAFKEIFQNESITKILTAEVSGIAIAAITAQYFDVPVVFAKKTESLNLDKETYEGNVYSYTRQRQYKFRVSKHYLPASDRVLIIDDFLAKGEAIRGLCEIVESAGATLVGAGVVIEKHFQGGGDKLRAQGLNIQALASIASMKEGTITFLH from the coding sequence GTGAAGCTGCTTACAGATAAAATTATAAAAGAAGGGCGTATCATCGGAGATCATATTCTGAAGGTGGATCATTTTCTCAATCACCAGCTTGATGTACCCCTTTTAAACGCCATCGGTAAAGCCTTTAAAGAAATCTTTCAAAATGAATCTATCACGAAGATCCTGACAGCTGAAGTCTCCGGCATTGCCATTGCAGCCATTACCGCACAGTATTTTGACGTTCCTGTAGTGTTTGCCAAAAAAACGGAATCATTAAATCTGGATAAAGAAACCTATGAGGGTAATGTCTACTCCTATACACGGCAGAGACAATATAAGTTCAGGGTTTCCAAACACTATCTGCCTGCCAGCGACCGGGTTCTTATCATTGATGATTTTCTGGCAAAAGGTGAAGCCATCAGAGGACTCTGTGAAATCGTTGAAAGCGCAGGGGCTACACTGGTGGGAGCCGGAGTGGTCATTGAAAAGCACTTCCAGGGAGGCGGTGATAAGCTCCGCGCACAAGGTCTGAACATTCAGGCCCTTGCAAGCATAGCATCCATGAAAGAAGGCACCATAACATTCTTACACTAA